CATTCGGCCGGCATGTTGTTATTCGAGAAAGGTGAAGGGCATTTTCCATCTCCATTGAATATGCAGAGCTTTCCAAATCAGCGGATGCCGGCTTTATTAGCGTCATTAGCGTTCTATTTTGGACAAGAGTGTTGGATATCTGTTGATTACAAGGCACACCTGTAGGGAGTAACTATAATAGATGCACGATAGAAAAATAAAAATATTTCATTTCATTAATAATATCGAAATAGGGGGAGCGGAAACACTCCTGCTCAATATATGCAGAAATCTAAACAATAATGAAAAGAGATACGACTTCAGGGTAATTATACTCGAAAACAAACAAAAGCTGAGAGAAAAGTATGATGTCGAAAACATCGAGGTAGTCTGTCTCGATATACTCAATAAACCGCTGCTCGTTCAGATATTTGAGTGTTTTAAATATATTAAAAGTAATAAACCCGATATCGTACACTCCCATCTTCTTAAAACAGATTTACCGGTTCAAATAGCGGCCTTTTTGGCACGGCGAACCAGTACATGTACAATTCATAACATGAGGCCCTTCAGAGGCAAAAAAGAGAAACTCACGGGATTAGCGACTTCCCTGTTCGCAAAAAAAATAATTGCGGTTTCTGAAAGCGCAAAAAATAACTGTATTAAAAACAGGATGTATGCAGGGAGAAAAATCGTAACAATATATAATTCTCCCAGTTTTGATATCGGTACTCCGGCGCCAAAAGCTTTGTCGTCAGGAAGAACAATAAAATTGTTGAACATCGGCAGCTTAAGCAAGCAAAAGGGACAGGAATTTTTAATTAAATCAATGGATTTTCTAAAAAATGACGTTGAAATGGAATTGAATATCTATGGTTCCGGAGAATTGTTCGATTATTTAATGAATATCATTGAACAGGAAGAAAAGAAGAAAGTTTTTATTCGAAATCCCGTTTTGGATATTAAAAACGTAATTGCCGAAACGGATTTTTTCATATCCTCTTCCTTATGGGAGGGGTTTCCCCTGGCAGCTGTTGAAGCTATAAGCATGGGGATTCCAACAATTTTGAGCGACATTCCTCCTCACAGAGAGCTTTTTCAGGATTATCCCGATTATCCACTGTTCATAGAACCGGGGAAAAAGGTCGATATATTTTCTCATATTAAACGGCTTACTGAGGATCCGGATTTTTATCATGACATTTCACAAACATGCATAAACCAGTCAAAACGATATTCTCATAAAGAATTGACCGGGAATTACAATCGGTTTTACATCTCCTTAATAGAATAAATTCCATTAAGTTCAACATTCAAAAACCAGAGGGTTATTCAATTTATTATGCAACAATACAAACAGGACTTCATCGAATTCATGATTCAGTCGGGTGTTTTGCTTTTTGGTGATTTTGTTACCAAGAGTGGAAGGAACACCCCGTATTTTATTAACACCGGCAATTACCGGACCGGCAGTCAGATCGCTCAATTGGGTTCTTTTTATGCCGAAGCGATCAGAAATAACGTTATGGATGATTTTGATGTTGTATTTGGTCCGGCGTACAAGGGGATTCCCCTGGCAATTACGGCATCAATTTCGCTCTATAAAAATTTTGGCCATGATGTGGCTTTCTGTTTTAACCGCAAGGAAGCCAAGGATCATGGCGAGGGCGGTTCGTTGGTCGGCCATAAACTTCAGAACGGCGACCGGGTGCTTATTATCGAAGATGTCACCACTGCCGGGACATCGATCA
This Chitinivibrionales bacterium DNA region includes the following protein-coding sequences:
- the pyrE gene encoding orotate phosphoribosyltransferase, whose translation is MQQYKQDFIEFMIQSGVLLFGDFVTKSGRNTPYFINTGNYRTGSQIAQLGSFYAEAIRNNVMDDFDVVFGPAYKGIPLAITASISLYKNFGHDVAFCFNRKEAKDHGEGGSLVGHKLQNGDRVLIIEDVTTAGTSIRETMPLLTGAASISAAGLIVSVDRQEKGPNGTAALKSISETFGMKACAIVTLDEIVGHLYKREVNGTVIVDDTMKNKIDAYRKQYGA
- a CDS encoding glycosyltransferase, translated to MHDRKIKIFHFINNIEIGGAETLLLNICRNLNNNEKRYDFRVIILENKQKLREKYDVENIEVVCLDILNKPLLVQIFECFKYIKSNKPDIVHSHLLKTDLPVQIAAFLARRTSTCTIHNMRPFRGKKEKLTGLATSLFAKKIIAVSESAKNNCIKNRMYAGRKIVTIYNSPSFDIGTPAPKALSSGRTIKLLNIGSLSKQKGQEFLIKSMDFLKNDVEMELNIYGSGELFDYLMNIIEQEEKKKVFIRNPVLDIKNVIAETDFFISSSLWEGFPLAAVEAISMGIPTILSDIPPHRELFQDYPDYPLFIEPGKKVDIFSHIKRLTEDPDFYHDISQTCINQSKRYSHKELTGNYNRFYISLIE